In Temnothorax longispinosus isolate EJ_2023e chromosome 2, Tlon_JGU_v1, whole genome shotgun sequence, one DNA window encodes the following:
- the Scrib gene encoding protein lap4 isoform X5 encodes MFRCIPIFKGCNRQVEYVDKRHCSLPCVPDDILRYSRSLEELLLDANHIRDLPKNFFRLQRLRKLGLSDNEIHRLPPDIQNFENLVELDVSRNDIPDIPENIKNLQALQVADFSSNPIPRLPAGFVQLRNLTILGLNDMSLTNLPPDFGSLEALQSLELRENLLKSLPESLSQLLKLERLDLGDNEIEELPAHIGKLPALQELWLDHNQLQHLPPEIGELKTLACLDVSENRLEDLPDEIGGLESLTDLHLSQNVIEKLPDGLGELKKLTILKIDQNRLSTLNPNIGRCENLQELILTENFLLELPLSIGKLYNLNNLNVDRNSLQSLPIEIGNLKKLGVLSLRDNKLQYLPVEVGQCTTLHVLDVSGNRLHYLPYSLINLNLKAVWLSENQAQPMLTFQTDVDEETGQEVLTCFLLPQLEFHPDDSGRLGMLVGMRNVQGCEMRELTSSDDEGWQEREASRTHSVKFTDEPPEADKEIPFIRQNTPHPKELKAKAHKLFSKGKSESRSESTDEQDVSQTFGLDKTESEPPVNPVDMPQCVSEQEEYVECNITQDDHKMQALDIETDVGTDIQLNKEANNLPIQSSTEFYTNARTENSVPESKERDDEESENEDVQRHVEFSIVEDATNEDVCDSNKPNKLQRRDTPHHLKNKRIHTAIDKEKVASIIAQALEKKVDETCTSLPSQVESMETFDTHSQDATSDIEPALEIREEQYEIHIERTTGGLGLSIAGGIGSTPFKGDDEGIFISRVTEGGPADLAGLRIGDKVISVNGVSVVNVDHYDAVEVLKACGRVLVLVVIREVTRIIPPYEQGPMRKDSVCSSLSTSRAPSATSYVSSTALSHTLENGDTSVSHEIGKTKKIPEPIMAVKDNEPMVSVLFHTTLIRDQNGLGFSIAGGEGSPPFKDNSDAIFISRITDGGVAQKDGKLLIGDKVISINGVDMRGAKHEQAVALLTGLERFVRLVVEREIPLSQANLTTVVTPSEKSPRVIGAPKPYTGLYNPNSYMANRPGYGGYRRSMDADKALTPSPTSKTPPSPPALSDIVKSDVNEMPKMNGVTDSGNTLKNVSPISPSPTSNQTYPQPAPRHSVSQTTPTNNAGSAAITPHVEPRPASPQEDIQVPKPITNEEFQAMIPAHFLRPPTSSPSPDSHQGPIVTVTIKQPDTLPGDVSFPPAPTTLGKVTETVTKSTLTETVVTRVTDNQLMQPLIIEDVVLVKEGSLGFSIIGGTDHSCTPFGAKEPGIFISHVVPGGIAAKSGKLRMGDRILKVNGTDVTKATHQEAVMELLRPGDQIVLTIQHDPLPESYQLVEIEYIPVTELVITKEAGEKLGMHIKGGRRGQKGNPLDHTDEGVFISKINSGGAAKRDGRLKVGMRLLEVNGTSLLGATHQEAVNILRCSGNTITLVVCKGYDKSDVESILTLSDDKGVKGSHETRDPTTDDTKSLSQSVSSLDRDDEEAAILRQEQEMKAELVAWEQEERERALVEQREKSTPEKVMDVVRAAESLVSKSNSPVDMVVPPKSPGGTKDLKTTTIVMSKHTLAPQNPNNQSPTSSPTPPLTKMSVSDKKKLFESAMEEHLKPSPKPDKIFSFLSQDEVEKMRQEEEKKIATLTRDELKSWAQLDENEGLEDLDTMDDQDNGRPNSRLSSRTSIPLIQNVPSSVRTAKAERRLKERLMQEGLISDEDEEHLLSPAEQRALRAEKRAAWRQARLKSLEQDALQAQMVIRKMSEIMDTANKEEDTRDATDATDPAPDQEKTVEFTTLRPSSADFPKLAVRSKVGPPKEIRESEKVVDEKVTRRTEEYLDEVTGERRVRTVEYVEKLIERQVETLREKIISLELSNAEEDVESITGTGASDAESESEDTTGQSMAVSTVKEKTDSHPTTDTSEIANETCAKTTENITVAATKKKKRKRSKKGRH; translated from the exons ATGTTCCGCTGCATTCCGATTTTTAAAGGGTGTAACAGGCAGGTGGAATACGTTGACAAGCGTCATTGCTCTCTGCCGTGCGTCCCCGACGATATCCTGCGATACTCGAGGAGCTTGGAGGAGCTTCTGCTAGACGCGAATCATATCCGTGATCTACCAAAA AATTTCTTCCGACTCCAGAGGCTACGAAAACTTGGCCTGAGCGACAATGAGATACATCGTTTGCCACCAGACATccagaattttgaaaatctcgTCGAGTTGGATGTGTCCAGGAATG atATACCGGACATTCCTGAAAATATCAAGAATTTGCAAGCGCTACAGGTGGCAGACTTCAGCAGTAATCCTATTCCAAG ACTTCCAGCAGGATTTGTACAGCTAAGAAATTTAACTATACTTGGACTTAATGACATGTCTCTTACAAACTTGCCACCTGATTTTGGAAG CTTGGAGGCACTACAGTCACTggaattaagagaaaatttgcTCAAATCCTTGCCTGAATCGCTCTCCCAGCTTTTAAAACTCGAACGGTTGGATCTCGGTGACAATGAGATCGAGGAATTG CCTGCGCATATAGGAAAATTACCAGCGCTACAAGAACTATGGCTTGATCACAATCAATTGCAACACTTGCCACCCGAAATTGGTGAATTGAAAACATTGGCGTGTTTAGATGTTTCGGAAAATCGTCTAGAAGATCTTCCTGATGAGATTGGCGGTTTGGAATCATTAACAGACTTACATTTATCACAGAATGTTATTGAAAAGTTACCTGATGGACTCGGCGAATTGAAAAAGTTAACTATTCTTAAAATAGATCAAAATAGACTTTCTACCTTAAATCCAAATATAGGAAG GTGCGAGAATTTGCAAGAGTTAATTCTTACAGAGAATTTTCTTTTAGAGCTACCATTGTCTATAGGCAaactttacaatttaaataatttgaatgtTGATAGAAATAGCCTGCAATCTTTGCCGATAGAAATTG gaaatctGAAAAAGTTGGGTGTGTTATCTTTAAGAGATAACAAATTACAATATCTTCCGGTTGAGGTGGGACAGTGTACTACTCTTCATGTTCTAGATGTATCTGGCAatag GTTACATTATTTACCATATTCTTTAATCAACTTGAATCTGAAAGCGGTATGGTTAAGTGAAAACCAAGCGCAGCCAATGTTAACGTTCCAAACAGATGTTGATGAGGAAACGGGACAAGAAGTACTAACGTGTTTTCTTTTGCCACAATTGGAATTTCATCCTGATG ATTCAGGTAGATTGGGAATGCTAGTTGGTATGAGAAATGTTCAAGGTTGTGAAATGCGTGAGCTGACAAGTAGCGACGATGAAGGTTGGCAAGAGAGAGAAGCATCGAGAACGCATTCTGTGAAATTCACTGACGAGCCACCAGAAGCCGATAAAGAG ATTCCATTTATACGTCAAAACACGCCACATccaaaagaattaaaagctAAAGCGCATAAGTTATTTAGCAAAGGAAAAAGTGAAAGTCGATCGGAATCTACGGATGAACAA GATGTTTCTCAAACATTTGGATTAGATAAAACAGAATCAGAACCACCAGTCAATCCAGTGGACATGCCGCAATGTGTTTCTGAACAGGAAGAATATGTAGAATGCAATATTACACAAGATGATCATAAAATGCAAGCACTTGACATCGAAACTGATGTCGGCACAGATATTCAACTTAATAAGGAAGCAAATAATCTTCCCATTCAATCTTCCACGGAATTTTACACA AATGCAAGAACTGAAAATTCTGTACCAGAatcaaaagaaagagatgATGAAGAATCGGAAAATGAAGATGTGCAAAGACACGTTGAATTTAGTATTGTAGAAGACGCAACGAACGAAGATGTTTGTGATTCAAATAAACCGAATAAACTTCAACGTAGAGACACTCCACATCATCTGAAAAATAAACGCATTCATACCGcaattgataaagaaaaagttgcTTCCATTATTGCGCAg gcacttgaaaaaaaagttgacgaGACTTGTACATCTTTACCATCGCAAGTAGAATCTATGGAAACATTCGACACGCATAGTCAAG ATGCAACATCTGATATTGAACCAGCATTGGAAATACGGGAAGAGCAATATGAAATTCATATAGAAAGAACGACAGGTGGACTAGGTTTATCAATAGCTGGTGGTATTGGGTCGACACCTTTTAAAGGCGATGATGAaggcatttttatttcaagagtTACTGAAG GTGGACCTGCAGACTTGGCTGGTTTGAGGATAGGAGATAAAGTAATATCTGTAAATGGAGTGTCAGTAGTAAATGTAGACCATTATGATGCTGTGGAAGTATTGAAAGCGTGTGGACGTGTACTTGTGTTGGTTGTCATAAGGGAAGTTACAAGGATTATTCCGCCATATGAACAg GGACCAATGAGAAAAGATTCCGTATGCTCTAGCTTAAGTACAAGTAGAGCACCAAGTGCAACATCTTACGTTTCATCTACGGCATTGTCACATACTTTAGAGAATGGCGACACATCTGTGTCTCATGAAATTGGAAAG ACGAAAAAGATTCCTGAGCCTATAATGGCTGTAAAAGACAATGAACCTATGGTATCCGTTCTCTTTCACACGACGTTAATACGAGACCAAAATGGGCTTGGATTTAGTATTGCCGGTGGAGAAGGTTCGCCACCGTTTAAGGATAATAGCGAT gcaatttttatttcgagaatAACAGACGGCGGAGTTGCCCAAAAAGAtggtaaattattaattggagACAAAGTAATATCC ATTAATGGAGTAGATATGAGAGGAGCGAAACACGAACAAGCAGTGGCTTTACTTACAGGCTTAGAAAGATTTGTTCGATTAGTAGTCGAACGGGAAATACCACTTTCTCAAGCTAATCTCACCACCGTTGTAACTCCTTCTGAAAAATCGCCGCGTGTTATAGGCGCACCAAAACCTTACACAGGCCTGTACAATCCTAATAGTTACATGGCAAATAGACCTGGATACGGTGGATATCGTCGCTCCATGGATGCCGACAAAGCGTTGACACCGAGTCCTACTTCAAAAACGCCACCGTCTCCACCGGCATTATCCGATATCGTGAAATCCGATGTCAATGAGATGCCTAAAATGAATGGTGTAACTGATTCAGGAAACACTTTGAAGAATGTTTCACCAATATCTCCCAGCCCGACAAGTAATCAAACGTATCCGCAGCCAGCTCCAAGGCATAGTGTTTCGCAGACGACACCTACAAATAATGCTGGTTCTGCAGCTATCACTCCTCATGTAGAGCCTAGACCAGCATCTCCGCAGGAAGACATACAGGTACCGAAGCCAATCACCAACGAGGAATTTCAAGCTATGATCCCTGCTCATTTCCTTCGACCTCCAACATCCTCGCCTTCACCAGACTCCCATCAAGGCCCCATTGTGACAGTGACGATAAAGCAGCCCGATACTTTGCCTGGAGATGTTAGTTTTCCTCCAGCTCCTACCACACTCGGTAAAGTTACTGAGACCGTCACAAAGAGTACACTCACCGAGACCGTCGTAACTAGAGTGACTGACAACCAGTTGATGCAACCACTTATTATCGAG GATGTTGTCCTTGTGAAAGAAGGTTCCTTAGGCTTCAGCATCATAGGAGGAACCGATCACTCGTGTACTCCATTCGGTGCAAAGGAACcgggaatttttatatctcac GTTGTTCCTGGTGGCATAGCAGCCAAATCCGGCAAACTGAGAATGGGTGACAGAATATTGAAGGTGAATGGTACAGATGTGACAAAGGCTACGCATCAAGAAGCGGTAATGGAACTTTTAAGACCAGGCGATCAGATCGTGCTTACCATTCAACATGATCCACTTCCAGAAAGTTACCAG CTGGTCGAAATAGAGTACATTCCTGTGACA GAGTTAGTAATAACCAAGGAAGCAGGTGAGAAGCTTGGTATGCACATTAAAGGAGGACGAAGAGGACAGAAAGGCAATCCTTTGGATCATACCGATGAGGGCGTTTTTATATCGAAGATTAATTCAGGTGGTGCAGCTAAAAGGGACGGACGATTGAAg gtTGGAATGAGGTTACTGGAAGTCAATGGCACATCATTATTAGGTGCAACTCATCAAGAAGCAGTCAACATTCTTCGCTGTTCAGGGAATACTATTACGTTGGTTGTGTGTAAAGGATACGATAAAAGTGACGTTGAatcaatattaacattatctGATGATAAAGGAGTTAAAGGGTCTCACGAAACTAGAGATCCAACTACGGATGATACTAAATCTCTGTCACAAAGTGTATCCAGTTTAGACCGAGATGATGAGGAAGCTGCGATTCTTAGACAAGAACAAGAGATGAAAGCGGAACTTGTTGCCTGGGAACAAGAAGAACGAGAACGTGCGCTTGTAGAGCAAAGAGAGAAATCCACGCCTGAAAAA GTAATGGACGTTGTACGTGCGGCAGAATCATTAGTAAGCAAATCAAATAGCCCTGTTGATATGGTTGTACCACCAAAATCACCCGGGGGCACTAAAGATCTCAAAACTACCACGATTGTTATGAGTAAACATACACTAGCACCTCAAAATCCTAATAAC CAATCTCCAACCTCATCTCCAACACCACCATTGACGAAAATGTCAGTCAGCGATAAAAAGAAGTTATTTGAAAGTGCCATGGAAGAACATTTGAAACCCTCGCCTAAACCAG ataaaatattcagttTTTTAAGTCAGGACGAAGTAGAAAAAATGCGACAAGAAGAAG aaaagaaaattgcaaCTTTAACGCGAGACGAACTCAAATCATGGGCACAACTTGATGAAAACGAAGGTCTCGAAGATTTAGATACAATGGATGATCAGGATAATGGACGACCTAA TAGCCGACTGAGCTCGCGAACTTCGATCCCTCTTATCCAGAATGTTCCCAGCAGCGTGCGGACAGCAAAGGCAGAACGTCGTTTGAAAGAACGTTTAATGCAAGag GGTCTTATTTCGGACGAAGATGAGGAACACCTTTTAAGCCCTGCGGAACAACGAGCACTTAGAGCGGAAAAACGTGCTGCTTGGCGACAAGCGCGTCTTAAATCTCTTGAACAG gATGCGCTTCAGGCACAGATGGTAATCAGAAAGATGAGTGAAATAATGGACACTGCTAATAAGGAAGAAGATACGCGTGATGCGACTGATGCGACCGATCCTGCTCCTGATCAAGAGAAAACAGTCGAG TTTACTACGTTACGGCCGTCTAGCGCAGATTTTCCTAAGCTCGCTGTGCGCAGTAAAGTGGGTCCTCCTAAAGAGATACGCGAATCCGAGAAAGTAGTGGACGAGAAGGTCACTCGGCGTACCGAGGAATATCTTGACGAGGTGACGGGCGAACGTCGTGTACGAACCGTCGAATACGTCGAGAAGCTCATTGAGCGGCAG GTGGAAACCTTGAGGGAGAAGATTATATCAT